DNA sequence from the Candidatus Methylomirabilis lanthanidiphila genome:
CTTGCGGCTGCGACCGGTTCAGCCGATCTGGATACATGCCGTCTCGGTAGGGGAGGTCGGTGCCGCTTCTGTTCTGGCGAATCGCTGGAGGGCGTGCCGCCCAATGCCCTCATTTGTCGTCTCGACGGTGACCGGAACCGGACGAGAGGTCGCCAGACGTTCGCTTCCACAGGCGGCGGCCGTGGTTTACTTCCCAATTGATCTTCCGATGATGGTTCATCGGTCCTTGGCCACGGTGAGACCTCGCCTCATCCTTCTCACGGAGACGGAAATCTGGCCGAATTTCCTTCGCGCATGTGCGAATTCGAAGATCCCGGTTGCCATCATCAATGGTCGATTATCAGAGCGCTCGTTTTTACGCTATCGCCTCATCCGACCCTTTATTTGCCGAGTCCTGCAGCGCATCGATCTCTTTTGTATGCAAACCAGCGCAGACGCGGAGCGGATGCTTGCACTGGGTGCCAATCCTGAGCGGGTACACATCGTGGGCAACCTCAAGTTCGATGCAGTCCTCCACGCCGACACCTCATCACTGGCTGAACAGTGGCGTCGGGAGCTTCAGATCGACGCTCAGCGACAGGTCCTGGTGGCCGGCAGTACCCATCCCGGTGAGGATGAGGTGCTGCTTGAGGCCTTTCGCCGCCTGCGCGGAGAGTTCCAGGACCTGTTGCTGATTCTGGCGCCGCGCCATCCGGAGCGGGTAGCCCAGGTGGAAACGACGGTAGCCGGCCA
Encoded proteins:
- a CDS encoding 3-deoxy-D-manno-octulosonic-acid transferase, with protein sequence MTLMYAAYSFLLTLGLLCWSPFILLKMLRRSSYREGWSERVGRYPQALFLRLRPVQPIWIHAVSVGEVGAASVLANRWRACRPMPSFVVSTVTGTGREVARRSLPQAAAVVYFPIDLPMMVHRSLATVRPRLILLTETEIWPNFLRACANSKIPVAIINGRLSERSFLRYRLIRPFICRVLQRIDLFCMQTSADAERMLALGANPERVHIVGNLKFDAVLHADTSSLAEQWRRELQIDAQRQVLVAGSTHPGEDEVLLEAFRRLRGEFQDLLLILAPRHPERVAQVETTVAGQGLAAVRRSALPRGGNGAKEVIVLDTVGELSGLYAVGSISFIGGSLISRGGHNLLEPALHGRPVLFGPHMENFSEASAYFVERGAAIQVNDTTDLVRQVARLLRDPAERAMMGQAALAALAAHRGACERTVTLLERFVL